A genomic segment from Nitrospirota bacterium encodes:
- a CDS encoding glutamate synthase subunit beta, which translates to MGKITGFLEKQRELPPDRPVGDRLKDWKDVHKEFPEELLRSQAGRCMDCGVPFCHKGCPLGNIIPDWNDLIYRNRWREALDRLLSTNNFPEFTGRICPAPCEDACVLSINDRPVTIERIEQAIVENGYRQGWMTPSSPARRTGKKVAVIGSGPSGLACADQLNKAGHKVTVFERADRPGGLLMYGIPDFKLEKHVVRRRLDLMQEEGVEFKTGAHVGVNVPADDLRKRFDALVLAGGATQPRDLPIPGRDLQGIHFAMNYLPLQNKRNQGDPIADADFISAKDKRVVVLGGGDTGSDCHGTALRQGCRSLLSLELLPKPPEQRMSNNPWPEWGRVFRTSSSHEEGGNRDWGILTKEFCGREGRLAKIRVVRVDWQASANGGPPKMVEIPGSEFEIETDLVLLALGFLGPEKGTLLKQLGVNVTDLGSVAVDGSYMTNQEGVFSCGDMRRGQSLVVWAIWEGREAARGVDKYLMGETGLPSSPFHY; encoded by the coding sequence ATGGGCAAGATCACCGGATTCCTGGAAAAGCAGCGCGAGCTGCCCCCGGATCGGCCGGTCGGCGATCGCCTCAAAGATTGGAAAGATGTCCATAAGGAGTTTCCGGAGGAGCTTCTGCGCTCTCAGGCCGGCCGGTGTATGGACTGCGGCGTGCCCTTCTGTCACAAGGGGTGTCCGCTGGGAAATATCATCCCCGATTGGAACGATCTGATTTACCGGAACCGCTGGCGGGAGGCGCTGGACCGGTTGCTCTCCACCAACAACTTTCCTGAGTTCACGGGCCGAATCTGTCCGGCCCCCTGCGAGGACGCGTGTGTGCTCAGTATCAACGACCGACCGGTGACCATCGAGCGGATCGAGCAGGCGATCGTGGAGAACGGCTACCGGCAGGGATGGATGACGCCGTCCTCCCCCGCCCGCCGCACGGGCAAGAAGGTGGCGGTGATCGGTTCCGGTCCCTCCGGCCTGGCCTGCGCCGATCAACTCAACAAGGCAGGACACAAAGTCACGGTGTTCGAACGGGCCGACCGGCCGGGCGGCCTCCTGATGTACGGGATTCCGGATTTCAAATTGGAGAAGCATGTGGTTCGCCGTCGCCTCGACCTCATGCAGGAGGAGGGAGTCGAATTCAAGACGGGCGCCCACGTGGGCGTCAACGTCCCCGCCGACGATCTTCGCAAGCGATTCGACGCGCTCGTCCTGGCCGGCGGGGCGACGCAGCCCCGGGACCTGCCGATTCCGGGGCGTGATCTCCAGGGCATCCATTTCGCCATGAACTATCTTCCTCTGCAAAACAAGCGAAACCAAGGCGATCCGATTGCAGACGCGGATTTTATATCGGCGAAGGACAAGCGGGTGGTCGTTCTCGGGGGGGGGGACACGGGATCGGATTGCCACGGGACGGCGCTCCGCCAGGGCTGCCGATCTCTTCTGTCGTTGGAACTCCTGCCCAAACCGCCCGAGCAGCGGATGTCGAACAACCCCTGGCCCGAGTGGGGACGCGTGTTCCGGACCTCCAGTTCACACGAGGAAGGAGGAAATCGAGATTGGGGCATTCTGACCAAGGAGTTTTGCGGCCGCGAAGGCCGGCTCGCGAAGATTCGCGTGGTGCGGGTCGATTGGCAGGCCTCGGCGAACGGCGGCCCGCCCAAGATGGTGGAAATCCCCGGATCGGAGTTTGAGATCGAAACCGATCTCGTCCTGTTGGCGCTTGGATTCCTGGGCCCGGAGAAGGGAACTCTCCTGAAGCAGCTTGGCGTCAACGTGACGGACCTCGGGAGCGTGGCCGTGGATGGAAGCTACATGACCAACCAGGAGGGAGTGTTCTCGTGCGGGGACATGCGGCGGGGGCAGTCGCTTGTCGTGTGGGCGATCTGGGAGGGCCGTGAGGCTGCGCGCGGTGTGGACAAGTACCTGATGGGGGAGACCGGCCTCCCCAGCAGTCCGTTCCATTACTAA
- a CDS encoding outer membrane protein transport protein, with protein sequence MRPTALIALTLLFTTALHGMKFARASGFYITQVGGPDSGPTEANPSAVFWNPAALGGDPTPAAMLDASYFFRTSSYTRSHEYFQDQNTGEWLLRDSATSRKASLSNRFPFPFAGFSHPAGEGVFGIGAYAPFGSSSEWDDPNGAQKYFSTESTLTHYYVTPAYAHPLTEHAFVGFGFSYVRAFLDSTAHADIAATLTGGKPESQDVDAIRHLDNLAGNAFSGILGVFFNYDSWRFGASFTTPTSVESKGVFSLTPDGSFLCRRVGCRTGDGGIILDPTPSEADRIQPLLAGVTAKYTLPASLKSSFDYYPTSKLRTRLYMEWVDWSSFDAIRLETFDRRHNLIPERQVSEQQFQDAFGVRLGFKYAYTDRVSPFLGGSFDSNAIPDSWLTPATFDSNKMAATLGADVKVAEDLSVKAAFVQVLYGDRTVDLNESLQKPAAPGKYTNAVSFLNVGIIYRFGRAVDPEEAPASESAPTLQPEGPLP encoded by the coding sequence ATGCGTCCTACCGCGCTGATCGCCCTCACCCTCCTGTTCACGACTGCCTTGCATGGGATGAAATTCGCCCGCGCGAGCGGCTTCTACATCACGCAGGTCGGCGGACCCGACAGCGGTCCCACGGAGGCCAACCCCTCCGCCGTTTTCTGGAACCCCGCCGCCTTGGGAGGTGACCCCACCCCGGCGGCAATGCTCGACGCGAGCTACTTCTTCCGAACCAGCAGCTACACGCGCAGCCACGAGTACTTCCAAGACCAGAATACCGGCGAGTGGCTGCTCCGCGATTCGGCCACCTCCCGGAAGGCCAGTCTCAGCAATCGCTTCCCCTTCCCATTCGCCGGATTCTCCCACCCCGCCGGAGAAGGAGTTTTCGGCATCGGCGCCTATGCTCCCTTTGGCTCCTCCTCCGAATGGGACGACCCGAACGGAGCTCAGAAATATTTTTCCACCGAAAGCACTCTCACCCATTACTATGTGACGCCGGCCTACGCCCATCCTCTGACGGAACACGCCTTTGTCGGTTTCGGATTCAGCTATGTGCGAGCCTTCCTGGACAGCACCGCGCATGCGGACATCGCGGCAACGCTCACTGGGGGCAAGCCGGAATCCCAGGACGTGGATGCCATCCGGCACTTGGACAACCTGGCCGGCAATGCCTTCAGCGGAATTCTCGGCGTCTTTTTCAACTATGACTCCTGGAGATTCGGGGCAAGTTTCACCACGCCTACATCCGTGGAGTCCAAAGGAGTGTTCTCGCTCACGCCCGATGGCTCCTTCCTGTGCCGGCGCGTTGGTTGCCGAACGGGCGACGGAGGCATCATCCTCGATCCCACCCCTTCGGAGGCCGATCGAATTCAGCCCTTGCTCGCGGGCGTCACGGCCAAATATACGCTGCCGGCTTCGCTCAAATCGTCCTTCGACTACTATCCCACCTCAAAACTCCGGACGAGGCTCTACATGGAGTGGGTGGATTGGTCTTCCTTCGACGCAATCCGGCTGGAAACCTTTGACCGGAGGCACAACCTGATCCCCGAACGGCAAGTGAGCGAGCAGCAGTTTCAGGACGCGTTCGGAGTCCGCCTGGGATTCAAGTACGCCTACACGGATCGTGTCTCTCCCTTTCTCGGCGGCAGTTTCGATTCCAACGCCATCCCGGACTCATGGCTCACGCCCGCCACGTTCGATTCGAACAAAATGGCGGCTACTCTCGGGGCGGACGTGAAAGTCGCCGAGGACTTGAGCGTCAAGGCGGCCTTCGTCCAAGTCCTGTATGGTGACCGAACCGTCGATCTCAACGAATCACTCCAGAAACCGGCGGCGCCGGGAAAATATACCAATGCCGTAAGTTTCCTGAACGTTGGCATCATCTATCGATTCGGACGTGCCGTGGACCCCGAAGAAGCACCTGCTTCGGAATCCGCCCCAACCCTTCAACCGGAAGGACCGCTGCCATAA
- the bioB gene encoding biotin synthase BioB, protein MNWLELAERVLNGNAPSREEALAVLRSPESDVPSILDAAYRIRRHHHGNKVKVHILLNAKMGGCPEDCGFCSQSAHYETPVDRHKLMTREEILEQARAAADSGAWKFCIVTATRGPSDKDLEVICGAVEEIKRTLKINVCTSLGTLTPDKARRLKEAGVDKFNHNLETAERHFPDVVGTHTYQDRVSTVKIAKQAGMEACCGGIIGMGESDEDVVDLAFALRELGVESIPVNFLDPRPGTPMQSQGRLTPTYCLKTLAMFRFVNPSRDIRAAGGREVNLRSLQPLALYAANSIFTNGYLTTPGNDENADIRMIRDMGFEVLLPEGNGQPVVGFARVDQLEAG, encoded by the coding sequence ATGAACTGGCTGGAACTGGCGGAGAGAGTTTTGAATGGAAACGCGCCTTCGCGTGAGGAGGCGCTAGCCGTGCTGCGCTCGCCGGAGAGCGACGTTCCGAGCATCCTGGACGCCGCCTACCGGATCCGGCGTCATCACCACGGGAACAAAGTGAAAGTTCACATTCTGCTCAACGCGAAAATGGGCGGCTGTCCGGAGGATTGCGGATTCTGCTCGCAATCGGCCCACTACGAAACGCCCGTTGATCGCCACAAACTCATGACTCGCGAAGAGATCCTCGAACAGGCTCGCGCCGCGGCCGATTCGGGAGCCTGGAAGTTCTGCATCGTCACGGCCACGCGCGGGCCGTCGGACAAGGATCTGGAGGTCATCTGCGGGGCCGTCGAGGAGATCAAACGCACCTTGAAGATCAACGTCTGCACTTCGCTCGGAACGCTCACGCCCGACAAGGCCCGCCGCCTCAAGGAGGCCGGAGTGGACAAATTCAATCACAATCTGGAAACCGCGGAGCGCCACTTCCCCGATGTGGTCGGGACGCACACCTACCAAGACCGCGTGAGCACCGTCAAGATCGCCAAGCAAGCCGGCATGGAGGCCTGCTGCGGCGGCATCATCGGAATGGGCGAGTCCGATGAAGACGTGGTGGATCTCGCCTTCGCCCTACGCGAACTCGGCGTCGAATCCATCCCCGTCAATTTCCTGGATCCGCGTCCCGGAACGCCCATGCAAAGCCAGGGGCGACTCACCCCGACCTACTGCCTGAAGACGCTGGCCATGTTCAGGTTCGTCAACCCCTCGCGTGACATCCGCGCGGCGGGTGGACGGGAAGTCAACCTCCGTTCGCTCCAGCCCCTCGCGCTCTACGCCGCCAACTCGATTTTCACGAACGGATACCTCACCACTCCGGGCAACGATGAAAATGCGGATATCCGGATGATCCGGGACATGGGGTTCGAGGTGCTGTTGCCCGAGGGGAACGGGCAGCCGGTAGTTGGGTTCGCGCGGGTGGACCAGCTCGAGGCCGGGTAG
- a CDS encoding glycoside hydrolase family 31 protein translates to MLFRLDGRNSPTSLGSWLSLCALAAACSGEKKPDAPQTLISTPVEARVTLSPFGIRWGTDGESLLRNGNFSLIKAHRALDAIDAQAGPCTTVLCEGTVTFSGGTALPFKMEKLDDRKWRLSLGPAPEAMFLVFSHELRPDERILGLGENFDSLLNNGRRRAMQIELANSESGNNEAHLPIPFYLSNYGYSVWVANRERGYVDVGQTTADRIRSEFYTQSLTVHVYQGASPLELLQRYAVETGTPPMPPRWAFGVHFWRNEYDRDPPGQAQKDAMEDAETLRSLDFPSSVFWIDAPYETGHNSFDFDKTHRFPDPEGLIKFLNRKGFRVIAWITQHVNHPDLAAEPDMKDYFDEAKSKNYLVRTSDGSPFISPWSRGPGAMVDFTNPEARRWYQDLAKKLLSLGIQGWKLDFGEEILPALAGEDVGGLYTFFNGLDANRMHALYKFLYHQAFYDVTKKIHGDDWFSISRAGTYGSQSLYSCIWPGDLANDFSDHTVGVDSPGIIGGLPAAVWGGINLGLSGFPFYGSDVGGFRGGTPAKNTLIRWAEFGAFSPIMQLGGGGEHRPWAKPHDEETLRILRDYARLHISLFPYLYAHAAVAHETGTPIMRALPLDFPADPRSYEAPHEYLFGGSLLVAPVVEEATSRDIYLPKDSWIDFWTEEYFTGPANLASYPIPLDRIGLFVRLPAILPLAPADVDTLADTKDTTVTTLERATQPWRIHLYPKRNSSTEFQFVGGGIVLLTAKDDITATLDFTSKRRLDVQFHLGDFSGYGIEGYRVSDLSLDPLEDPFPSQALPGSPGPTFTGEGKTGQIKFLLRKPPASPSSPHD, encoded by the coding sequence ATGCTCTTCCGTCTTGACGGTCGGAACTCTCCCACGTCCCTCGGCTCATGGCTGAGCCTCTGCGCCTTGGCTGCGGCATGTTCCGGCGAGAAAAAGCCGGACGCGCCACAAACCCTGATCTCCACCCCCGTCGAAGCACGTGTAACGCTGTCCCCCTTCGGAATCCGGTGGGGAACGGACGGCGAATCGCTGCTTCGCAATGGAAACTTCTCGCTCATCAAGGCGCACCGGGCGCTGGATGCCATCGATGCGCAGGCTGGCCCCTGCACCACCGTCCTATGTGAGGGAACGGTGACTTTTTCAGGCGGGACGGCTCTCCCGTTCAAGATGGAGAAGCTGGACGATCGAAAATGGAGGCTCAGCCTCGGACCGGCCCCGGAGGCCATGTTCCTCGTCTTCTCCCATGAACTTCGCCCGGATGAAAGAATCCTCGGCCTGGGCGAAAACTTCGATTCCCTTTTGAACAACGGGCGCCGGCGCGCCATGCAGATCGAACTCGCAAACAGCGAAAGCGGGAACAATGAAGCCCATTTGCCTATCCCCTTCTATTTGTCGAATTACGGCTACTCCGTCTGGGTGGCCAACCGCGAGCGCGGATATGTGGACGTCGGGCAGACCACCGCCGACCGGATCCGGTCCGAGTTCTACACCCAATCCCTCACGGTCCATGTGTATCAAGGCGCTTCGCCCCTTGAACTCCTTCAGCGGTATGCAGTGGAAACCGGCACTCCTCCGATGCCTCCGCGATGGGCGTTCGGTGTCCACTTCTGGCGGAACGAGTACGACCGCGACCCGCCGGGACAGGCGCAGAAGGATGCGATGGAAGACGCGGAAACGCTCCGCTCGCTCGATTTTCCCTCGAGCGTGTTCTGGATCGACGCCCCCTACGAGACGGGCCACAACAGCTTCGACTTCGACAAGACCCACCGATTTCCCGATCCGGAGGGACTGATCAAGTTCCTTAACCGGAAGGGCTTTCGCGTCATCGCGTGGATCACCCAGCATGTCAACCACCCGGACCTGGCCGCGGAACCGGACATGAAAGACTATTTCGACGAGGCCAAATCAAAGAACTACCTCGTGCGAACATCCGACGGCTCTCCGTTTATCTCCCCATGGAGCCGCGGTCCGGGGGCCATGGTGGATTTCACCAACCCGGAGGCGCGCCGCTGGTACCAGGACCTTGCGAAAAAGCTCCTGAGCCTCGGCATACAAGGCTGGAAACTCGATTTCGGCGAAGAGATCCTTCCCGCTCTCGCCGGGGAGGACGTTGGCGGACTCTACACGTTCTTCAACGGGCTGGACGCCAACCGCATGCACGCCCTCTACAAGTTTCTCTACCACCAGGCGTTCTACGATGTCACGAAGAAGATCCATGGCGACGACTGGTTCTCCATCTCGAGGGCGGGGACGTATGGATCTCAGAGCCTCTACTCCTGCATCTGGCCGGGCGACCTCGCCAATGATTTTTCGGACCACACCGTGGGGGTGGATTCCCCAGGCATCATCGGCGGACTCCCCGCCGCCGTCTGGGGCGGGATCAACCTCGGCCTGTCAGGTTTCCCTTTCTACGGCTCCGACGTGGGCGGATTCCGAGGTGGCACCCCGGCCAAGAACACCCTCATCCGATGGGCCGAGTTCGGAGCCTTCTCGCCCATCATGCAGTTGGGGGGGGGCGGTGAACATCGCCCCTGGGCCAAGCCCCATGATGAGGAAACGCTCCGGATCCTGCGGGATTACGCCCGGCTCCACATTTCGCTCTTTCCCTACCTTTACGCGCATGCCGCCGTGGCCCATGAGACGGGCACCCCGATCATGCGGGCGCTCCCCCTCGACTTCCCTGCCGATCCACGTTCCTACGAGGCCCCCCACGAATACCTTTTCGGCGGATCGCTGCTGGTCGCCCCGGTCGTGGAAGAGGCGACTTCAAGAGATATCTATCTCCCGAAGGACTCTTGGATCGATTTCTGGACCGAGGAATACTTCACGGGACCGGCGAACCTCGCCTCGTATCCGATACCGTTGGACAGGATCGGTCTCTTCGTGCGGCTTCCCGCCATCCTTCCCCTCGCGCCGGCTGACGTCGACACGCTGGCCGACACCAAGGACACCACCGTAACCACGCTCGAACGAGCGACGCAACCGTGGCGAATCCATCTCTACCCGAAGCGAAACAGCTCGACGGAATTCCAGTTCGTGGGGGGAGGAATCGTTCTACTGACGGCGAAGGATGACATTACGGCCACGCTCGATTTCACATCGAAGCGGAGACTCGACGTTCAATTTCACCTCGGCGATTTTTCCGGATATGGGATCGAAGGCTATCGCGTTTCCGATCTCTCCCTTGACCCACTGGAGGATCCTTTTCCGTCACAAGCCCTCCCAGGCTCCCCCGGCCCAACCTTCACCGGCGAAGGCAAGACCGGCCAAATCAAGTTCCTTCTCCGCAAACCACCCGCAAGTCCATCGAGTCCGCACGACTGA
- a CDS encoding OmpA family protein, whose protein sequence is MGGRNPIQYRSEISDFVMFHSNRKGRFRLVAVLGGWTLCTLSASAEAYSRGTTQTGGGGFLRAYSTQRTEEGVGMLKFQTGFFVAEDFMMEGDRHKSVDGSISYTYSPGYLLPFNRLEFSFASDGKYQPMTLPEEGQRNDGYFGNLTAGLKVLAVDSRYVDVGLAAIAKLFNQEETAGLAPASLSPTFLILGTVDLQDIRFHLNAGLYNDHSQKALLTRLDELSRPLRFAQGVYIEDSWVLGVVMEVPVGNASAFIEGFTYQDRDGKALSSETSGSRSTAMERRDISFLQNPVWLTPGLKARVSPRWVVDGAMDVGLLTGDFPGFLDTGILPPWRFVFGLSYLTGVPESPRRGREDSTAAGGGRLVGRVMEAGSDEPLENVTIAFSDPQLVPRVTIPGGHFEVEHFPSGDYAVVASLGGYETLTQKFQIREGEVFNLSLPLVKGSAAAAKRTVAKAKSEGVHEKRIVFEFGKVDLPSESYPVLDRLAELLRSRPEVLLRIEGHTDGIGEFAVNQILSRGRAIVVADYLAAKGINRKRLVPIGLGPRYPSGTNATEEGRQKNRRVEFELIPLPLQNGQGEVSK, encoded by the coding sequence ATGGGCGGGCGAAATCCGATACAATACAGATCGGAAATTTCCGATTTCGTAATGTTCCACTCGAATCGAAAAGGCCGATTCAGGCTGGTCGCCGTGCTCGGGGGTTGGACGCTCTGCACGCTTTCAGCCTCCGCTGAGGCCTATTCGCGGGGTACCACTCAAACGGGAGGCGGCGGGTTCCTGAGGGCGTATTCCACACAAAGGACCGAGGAGGGGGTAGGGATGCTCAAGTTCCAAACGGGGTTCTTCGTGGCCGAGGATTTCATGATGGAAGGGGATCGGCACAAGAGCGTGGATGGGTCGATTTCCTATACATACAGCCCGGGCTATCTGCTCCCTTTCAATCGTCTGGAATTCTCCTTTGCGAGCGACGGCAAGTATCAGCCGATGACTCTCCCCGAGGAGGGACAACGGAACGACGGCTATTTCGGGAACCTGACCGCGGGGCTCAAAGTTCTGGCTGTGGACAGCCGGTATGTGGATGTGGGCCTGGCCGCCATCGCGAAACTTTTCAATCAAGAGGAGACGGCGGGACTCGCCCCGGCATCCCTCAGCCCCACCTTCCTGATCCTTGGCACGGTGGATCTCCAGGACATCCGATTTCACCTGAACGCCGGCCTTTACAACGACCACTCGCAAAAGGCGCTGCTCACCCGCCTTGATGAATTGAGCCGCCCGCTGCGGTTTGCGCAAGGAGTCTACATCGAGGACAGTTGGGTTCTCGGCGTGGTGATGGAAGTTCCGGTCGGCAACGCCTCCGCCTTCATCGAGGGTTTCACCTATCAGGACCGCGACGGCAAGGCCCTGAGCAGCGAGACGTCCGGCTCGCGTTCAACGGCGATGGAGCGAAGGGATATTTCTTTTCTGCAGAACCCGGTGTGGCTGACACCGGGCCTGAAGGCCCGCGTCTCGCCGCGGTGGGTGGTGGACGGCGCGATGGACGTGGGACTGCTCACAGGGGATTTCCCGGGATTCCTCGACACGGGAATCCTGCCGCCGTGGCGATTTGTGTTCGGACTGTCCTACCTGACCGGTGTTCCAGAGTCTCCACGAAGAGGGCGTGAGGACTCCACCGCGGCGGGGGGGGGGAGATTGGTGGGGCGCGTGATGGAAGCCGGCAGCGACGAACCCCTTGAGAATGTGACGATCGCCTTCTCCGATCCACAGCTCGTTCCGAGGGTGACCATTCCGGGGGGGCACTTCGAGGTGGAGCACTTCCCCTCGGGGGATTATGCCGTTGTGGCCAGCTTGGGGGGGTATGAAACTCTCACGCAGAAGTTTCAGATTCGGGAGGGCGAGGTGTTCAATCTATCGCTCCCGCTGGTGAAAGGATCGGCGGCGGCGGCGAAACGAACGGTGGCCAAGGCGAAAAGCGAGGGAGTGCACGAGAAGCGGATCGTCTTCGAGTTTGGCAAGGTGGATCTGCCGTCCGAATCGTATCCGGTCCTCGACCGGCTGGCGGAACTCCTGCGGTCGCGTCCGGAGGTGCTTCTCCGAATCGAAGGTCACACGGACGGGATTGGGGAGTTCGCCGTGAACCAGATCCTCAGTCGGGGTCGGGCCATCGTGGTGGCCGACTACCTGGCCGCGAAAGGGATCAATCGAAAGCGTCTGGTCCCCATCGGCCTTGGACCGAGGTATCCTTCAGGAACGAATGCCACGGAGGAGGGGCGCCAGAAGAACCGTCGGGTGGAGTTCGAGCTGATCCCGCTTCCGCTCCAGAACGGTCAGGGGGAGGTGAGCAAATAG
- a CDS encoding alpha-galactosidase: MSIRRVAGLMLPVVLCLALVPGCEERTLCNGGPCNPPSYGGSIVAEDGTIPYQVHLKVDDRWLAFERFQDDSGLVSSTVEDLTLSFKAGQNFIDIRVSNGGSTPVRLQGFSLGPIQRSSNGTWLANGYQSWSISPLLDEGMVRNAAPADRDRVQAFNTDVVSLEASTSWWYAGPGNWEYPPSVISVVATARVWKTRFLLQKGGLYAVQGATGDSVPLRPGSEVSFEDLILNGAVSPAPPRRLSIRPPSVTFQPSPIKPPFVPVGWNSWNTLFDKVTEADVLANAQFIKENLPELGINNIQVDDGWEKNWGEWEANEKFPDGMDGTAQKIREMGFIPGIWFAPFLVDVTSSVAKQHPDWFLRGSDGELVKYGVANFGGGATKLILDTTHPEANAWMLGQIRKIVGWGYRYLKLDFLFGGAIEGKRYDSNKTALEAYRGAMLGIGEAAGPEAYILACGAPLLPSVGVAHGIRIGPDVAFFNLPLEWRYVKAEVLNLATRHFPWPAIAPDPDAALVRDLPENEARFFLSAALMAPGIFAIGDHLPALPPDRLALYRRIAPLIPLLYGGKPEEEYFTIPDLFQYPARIIPKTNLEPYLVPGSFPIPPLWIRETGKSSVVAVLNGEDSPRSIDLDVRQYDRIEEIFSGERMVASKTHRVELGPREGRLYLLTSP, translated from the coding sequence TTGAGCATCCGACGAGTCGCTGGACTCATGCTCCCGGTGGTCTTGTGTCTCGCCCTTGTGCCCGGCTGCGAGGAAAGGACTCTCTGCAACGGCGGCCCATGCAATCCTCCGTCCTACGGCGGCTCTATCGTCGCGGAGGACGGAACCATTCCCTACCAAGTGCATTTGAAAGTGGACGATCGATGGTTGGCATTCGAACGTTTCCAAGACGACAGTGGCCTTGTGTCCTCCACCGTGGAGGATCTGACCCTTTCGTTCAAGGCAGGCCAGAACTTCATCGACATCCGTGTATCGAATGGGGGGTCAACCCCCGTGCGCCTACAGGGGTTCAGCCTAGGTCCGATTCAGCGCAGTTCAAATGGCACGTGGTTGGCCAACGGCTATCAGTCCTGGTCGATCTCTCCGCTCTTGGATGAGGGGATGGTGAGAAACGCAGCGCCCGCCGACCGGGATCGAGTCCAAGCCTTCAACACGGATGTCGTGTCTCTTGAGGCTTCAACCTCTTGGTGGTACGCCGGTCCCGGAAACTGGGAATACCCCCCATCCGTCATCTCCGTCGTCGCCACGGCGCGGGTTTGGAAGACAAGGTTCCTGCTCCAGAAAGGCGGTCTCTACGCCGTCCAAGGAGCGACAGGGGATTCGGTTCCGCTTCGACCGGGATCAGAGGTTTCCTTCGAAGACCTCATTTTGAACGGCGCCGTCTCCCCGGCTCCTCCTCGCCGTCTCTCGATCAGGCCTCCTTCGGTGACTTTCCAGCCATCACCCATCAAACCACCCTTCGTTCCCGTTGGCTGGAACTCGTGGAATACGCTGTTCGACAAGGTGACGGAAGCGGACGTGCTGGCCAATGCGCAGTTCATCAAGGAAAACCTGCCGGAGTTGGGGATCAACAACATTCAGGTGGATGACGGATGGGAGAAGAACTGGGGCGAGTGGGAAGCCAATGAGAAATTCCCGGACGGAATGGACGGGACCGCGCAAAAGATACGGGAAATGGGATTCATTCCCGGCATCTGGTTCGCACCGTTCCTGGTCGATGTAACTTCGTCGGTGGCCAAGCAGCATCCCGACTGGTTCTTGCGCGGCTCCGACGGCGAACTCGTCAAATACGGCGTGGCCAATTTCGGCGGGGGAGCGACGAAACTCATCCTCGATACGACTCACCCCGAGGCAAACGCCTGGATGCTCGGCCAGATCCGGAAGATCGTCGGCTGGGGATACCGCTATCTCAAGCTGGACTTTCTATTCGGCGGCGCCATCGAGGGAAAGCGATACGACTCCAACAAGACCGCGCTCGAAGCGTATCGCGGCGCGATGCTGGGGATTGGGGAAGCCGCCGGTCCCGAGGCCTACATCCTGGCGTGCGGCGCTCCGCTTCTCCCCTCCGTCGGTGTCGCCCACGGAATCCGGATCGGGCCGGACGTGGCCTTCTTCAATCTCCCGCTGGAATGGCGATACGTCAAGGCGGAGGTGCTGAACCTCGCCACGCGCCATTTTCCATGGCCGGCCATCGCGCCGGACCCGGATGCCGCCCTCGTCCGCGATCTTCCGGAAAACGAAGCGCGATTCTTTCTCTCGGCGGCGCTCATGGCGCCCGGGATCTTCGCCATCGGCGATCACCTCCCCGCCCTTCCACCCGATCGGCTGGCTCTCTATCGACGCATCGCGCCATTGATTCCATTGCTGTATGGCGGCAAGCCCGAAGAGGAATACTTCACCATCCCCGACCTATTCCAATACCCAGCGCGAATCATCCCAAAGACCAATCTCGAACCGTACCTCGTTCCGGGGAGCTTTCCCATCCCGCCTCTTTGGATCCGCGAAACGGGCAAGTCGAGTGTGGTCGCCGTGCTTAATGGGGAGGACTCCCCTCGGTCGATCGATCTGGACGTACGCCAGTACGACAGAATTGAAGAGATCTTCAGCGGCGAGAGAATGGTCGCCTCGAAAACCCACCGGGTGGAGCTCGGACCCCGCGAGGGCCGACTCTATTTGCTCACCTCCCCCTGA
- a CDS encoding type II toxin-antitoxin system VapC family toxin, translating to MIAGPDLLLDTSVLVDVGRKLGQSLEWFQSIRHQVIGIPVLVWMELVDGCRTGAEVARLKKELNPLPVVHLTAEDSALGLALFERFRLSHGTEIIDALIGATAARLALPLYTLNLKHFRPLPGVDARKPY from the coding sequence GTGATCGCCGGTCCCGATCTGCTCCTCGATACGTCCGTTCTGGTCGATGTCGGCAGAAAGCTGGGCCAATCCCTCGAATGGTTCCAATCGATCCGACACCAGGTTATCGGTATCCCGGTGCTCGTCTGGATGGAGCTTGTCGATGGCTGCCGGACAGGTGCCGAAGTCGCGCGCCTGAAAAAGGAACTTAACCCCCTGCCGGTTGTTCACCTCACGGCCGAGGACTCCGCCCTCGGGCTGGCGCTGTTCGAGAGATTCAGACTCAGTCACGGCACCGAGATCATCGACGCGTTGATTGGGGCCACGGCTGCGCGTCTGGCCCTTCCTCTCTACACCCTCAATCTCAAGCACTTCCGCCCCCTCCCAGGCGTAGACGCGAGGAAACCGTATTGA